One part of the Aurantibacillus circumpalustris genome encodes these proteins:
- the dnaK gene encoding molecular chaperone DnaK: MGKIIGIDLGTTNSCVSVMEGNEPVVIANNEGKRTTPSVVAFVEGGERKVGDPAKRQAITNPKKTVYSIKRFMGHTYDEVSGEVSRVPYSVVKGDNNTPRVQIDDRKYTPQEVSAIILQKMKKTAEDYLGMEVTEAVITVPAYFNDAQRQATKEAGEIAGLKVKRIINEPTAAALAYGMDKKNHDMKIVVFDCGGGTHDVSVLELGDGVFEVKSTDGDTHLGGDDFDQVIIDWLADEFQKEEGLDLRKDAMALQRLKEGAEKAKVELSSSTSTEINLPYIMPVNGMPKHLVKTLTRAKFEQLADSLIQRTIAPCKSALKNAGLEAKDINEVILVGGSTRIPAIQAAVEKFFGKAPNKSVNPDEVVALGAAIQGGVLTGEVKDVLLLDVTPLSLGIETMGGVFTKLIESNTTIPTKKSQDFSTAADNQPSVQIVVYQGERPMAKDNRKLGEFNLDGIPPAQRGVPQIEVTLDIDANGILNVSAKDKATGKSHNIRIEAKSGLSQEEIDRMKREAEVNADADKKAKEEVEKLNEADTSIFQSEKQLKEYGDKIPAEKKTTIEAALAELKTAHGAKDVAKITTSLEALNAAWSAASEDMYKAQQANPEAGANPDQNAGGAKAEGGNTENVTDVDFEEVK, encoded by the coding sequence ATGGGAAAAATAATAGGAATAGATTTGGGAACCACAAATAGCTGCGTTTCAGTTATGGAAGGTAACGAACCTGTGGTTATTGCCAACAACGAAGGAAAACGCACCACACCTTCGGTAGTTGCTTTTGTTGAAGGTGGAGAACGTAAAGTAGGTGATCCGGCAAAACGTCAAGCAATCACAAATCCTAAAAAAACGGTTTATTCAATTAAGCGTTTTATGGGACATACGTATGATGAAGTGAGCGGTGAAGTAAGTCGCGTACCTTATTCAGTAGTTAAAGGAGATAATAATACCCCGCGTGTTCAGATTGATGACCGCAAATATACACCTCAAGAGGTTTCTGCAATCATTTTGCAAAAAATGAAAAAGACAGCTGAAGATTATTTAGGTATGGAAGTTACAGAAGCTGTTATTACAGTTCCTGCGTACTTTAACGATGCTCAACGTCAGGCTACAAAAGAAGCTGGTGAAATTGCTGGATTAAAAGTAAAACGTATTATTAACGAACCAACAGCTGCTGCCCTTGCTTATGGTATGGACAAAAAGAATCACGACATGAAAATTGTTGTATTTGACTGTGGTGGTGGTACACATGACGTTTCTGTTTTAGAATTAGGTGATGGCGTGTTTGAAGTAAAATCAACAGATGGTGATACTCACTTAGGTGGTGATGATTTTGATCAGGTAATCATTGATTGGTTAGCAGATGAATTTCAAAAAGAAGAAGGTTTAGATCTTCGTAAAGATGCTATGGCATTGCAACGTTTGAAAGAAGGTGCTGAAAAAGCAAAAGTGGAGTTATCAAGTTCAACAAGTACTGAGATTAATTTACCTTATATCATGCCGGTTAACGGTATGCCAAAACACTTAGTTAAAACTTTAACGCGTGCAAAATTTGAGCAATTAGCTGATAGTTTAATTCAACGTACCATTGCTCCTTGTAAATCTGCTCTTAAAAATGCAGGATTAGAAGCAAAAGATATCAATGAAGTAATTTTAGTGGGGGGTTCTACTCGTATCCCTGCTATTCAAGCTGCGGTTGAGAAGTTTTTTGGAAAAGCTCCTAACAAAAGTGTTAATCCTGATGAGGTAGTTGCTTTAGGTGCAGCTATTCAAGGTGGTGTATTAACTGGTGAAGTAAAAGATGTATTATTATTAGATGTTACTCCATTGTCTCTTGGTATTGAAACTATGGGTGGTGTGTTCACTAAATTAATTGAGTCGAATACAACTATTCCAACAAAAAAATCGCAAGATTTTAGTACTGCTGCCGATAACCAACCTTCTGTACAGATTGTTGTTTACCAAGGTGAGCGTCCAATGGCAAAAGATAACCGTAAGTTAGGTGAATTTAATTTAGATGGTATTCCACCAGCACAACGCGGTGTTCCGCAAATTGAAGTAACCTTAGATATTGATGCTAACGGGATTTTAAACGTAAGTGCAAAAGATAAAGCAACCGGTAAGTCTCACAACATTCGTATTGAAGCGAAGAGTGGATTGAGTCAGGAAGAAATCGATCGCATGAAACGTGAAGCAGAAGTAAATGCAGACGCAGATAAAAAAGCAAAAGAAGAAGTTGAAAAATTAAACGAGGCAGATACAAGCATCTTTCAATCAGAAAAACAATTGAAAGAATACGGAGATAAAATCCCTGCTGAGAAAAAAACAACTATTGAAGCTGCTTTAGCTGAATTAAAAACTGCTCATGGTGCTAAAGATGTTGCGAAAATAACTACTTCTCTAGAAGCGTTAAACGCAGCATGGTCTGCGGCTAGCGAAGATATGTACAAAGCACAACAAGCAAATCCTGAAGCAGGAGCGAATCCTGATCAAAATGCAGGTGGTGCTAAAGCAGAAGGTGGTAACACCGAAAATGTAACCGATGTTGACTTTGAAGAAGTGAAGTAA
- a CDS encoding MFS transporter, which yields MNIQKLPFGKQILYGFGMMGWSIMINLISVILVYLYLPPESSGLPKLITQVVIFGFFNVIAIVTASGRLVDAIVDPFIAQFSDRSKNPKGRRIPMMKWAIVPSIIFCCLIFYPLKPEESNLNIVWLAFALIGFYVSSTTYIIPYNALLPELAPTAEDKVRMSTFQSLGYVMGIGISSNVFNLTNLLQTSFQITQRISALQISVVVMTLLAGVLMLITVLVINEKKHSVSVPSAVPLKSALLQTLRNKNFLLFIVADFSYFIAVTIITSGLMYFVTVLLPLQESVGNKLMITMVLVSFIFYPIVNYLAKRIGKKRIVIVSLGLLSLVFLGVFFLGRTDFRPLIQIYSLIAFAAIPLASLNILPNAILAEIIAKDSLETKENKEAIYFAVRYFFVKIAQTFGIALFAMLLIYGKDVGNDLGIRLNGVLGFVLCFLASLIFTRFKEPKPST from the coding sequence ATGAACATCCAAAAACTCCCATTTGGCAAGCAAATTCTCTATGGTTTCGGAATGATGGGTTGGAGCATTATGATCAATCTAATCAGCGTGATCTTGGTGTATTTGTATTTGCCCCCCGAAAGCAGCGGTCTACCAAAATTAATTACGCAGGTTGTTATTTTCGGTTTTTTTAATGTGATCGCTATTGTTACCGCAAGTGGTAGGCTGGTAGATGCTATTGTAGACCCTTTTATAGCACAGTTTAGCGACCGCAGTAAAAATCCGAAAGGACGTAGAATTCCAATGATGAAATGGGCAATTGTACCTTCAATTATTTTTTGTTGTCTAATTTTTTATCCATTAAAACCCGAAGAAAGTAATTTAAACATTGTGTGGCTTGCTTTTGCACTCATTGGTTTTTATGTTTCATCAACAACATACATTATCCCTTACAATGCGTTACTTCCCGAATTGGCGCCAACAGCAGAAGACAAAGTACGCATGTCAACTTTTCAATCGCTGGGATACGTTATGGGAATTGGTATTTCTTCCAATGTTTTTAATTTGACAAATCTTTTACAAACGTCTTTTCAAATCACACAACGGATTTCGGCGCTGCAAATAAGTGTAGTTGTAATGACTTTACTAGCCGGAGTTTTAATGCTAATAACAGTTTTGGTAATTAATGAAAAAAAACATTCTGTCAGCGTTCCGAGTGCCGTTCCTTTAAAGAGCGCGCTTTTACAAACGCTTAGAAACAAAAATTTCTTGTTATTCATTGTTGCAGATTTCTCTTATTTTATCGCAGTAACCATTATAACTTCAGGCTTAATGTATTTTGTGACAGTGCTGCTTCCTTTGCAAGAAAGTGTTGGAAATAAATTAATGATTACAATGGTATTAGTTTCTTTTATTTTTTATCCGATCGTAAATTATCTTGCAAAAAGAATTGGAAAAAAACGAATCGTAATTGTGTCGCTAGGGCTACTTTCATTAGTTTTTTTAGGAGTTTTCTTTTTAGGAAGGACAGATTTTCGGCCACTCATACAAATCTATTCGCTTATAGCATTTGCTGCAATTCCTTTAGCTTCCCTAAACATATTACCAAATGCCATCTTAGCTGAAATCATTGCAAAAGATAGTTTAGAAACCAAAGAAAATAAAGAGGCCATCTATTTTGCGGTACGTTACTTTTTTGTGAAAATCGCTCAGACCTTTGGTATCGCTTTATTCGCAATGCTGCTTATTTACGGCAAAGATGTTGGCAATGATCTAGGAATTCGATTGAATGGTGTTTTAGGGTTTGTGTTGTGCTTTTTAGCCTCGTTGATTTTTACAAGATTTAAGGAGCCGAAGCCGTCGACTTAG
- a CDS encoding beta galactosidase jelly roll domain-containing protein codes for MKKRLIYVVLAALVFLSTKFLAQTYVIDLRTGIDDGTQTQIPMGSFDDTWEVSPANSPGAHPATCIYQKVKIGNGTYLNGGSVTAYPGLCHNSGWLSPYLDPGGGGFDVSQTPQGVYYYCTTFNLFSCDVQQTVLKITCSQARYGLVSIWINNTVVHSLSVPYPNTFGNLNLIINTGGLLTQGQNTIYIRVWDNNYDSQTSGLQIEGDLTINTCAHADIYLNDKDGNKKDVFCIDEDVFVNAWGSIPGNYKLELQKETGGIYSQEAITNDIIGTPNGVSIKKIFENQLFYVFQPGVNYRVNVIVNGQCGTFNVFKDFSFTCCNNSPNASFSLNQTGSSLIGQSLTSGTHAWSIYKTDPLTQVVSSDGFTIFGDQNNFSYDLEGPCYYVSHTVTNDCGTSCVGQRFCNFNCEDKVCNLEAPVADYDEATKVVTWTGVTGAFGYVVQIIKDGCTPGGTLSISDVTNIDVQNGTSHTFNLFGPYEGSGSPPQNYLVKVFAKCPDGSLSGASNSFCVYP; via the coding sequence ATGAAAAAAAGATTAATCTATGTTGTATTAGCTGCTTTAGTATTTTTGAGTACAAAGTTTTTAGCCCAAACTTACGTTATTGATTTAAGAACAGGGATTGATGATGGTACCCAGACTCAAATACCTATGGGATCTTTTGATGACACCTGGGAGGTTTCACCAGCCAATAGTCCCGGCGCACACCCAGCAACTTGTATTTACCAAAAGGTAAAGATAGGAAACGGAACCTATTTAAATGGTGGTAGTGTAACGGCGTATCCCGGTTTATGTCATAATAGTGGTTGGCTCTCACCTTATTTAGATCCAGGAGGGGGTGGTTTTGATGTTTCGCAAACCCCACAGGGTGTTTATTATTATTGTACGACTTTTAACCTTTTTTCATGCGACGTACAACAAACAGTTTTAAAAATTACTTGTTCGCAGGCGCGATACGGTTTAGTTAGTATTTGGATTAATAACACAGTTGTTCATAGTCTTAGCGTACCGTATCCGAATACATTCGGAAATTTAAATTTGATTATAAATACTGGTGGCTTGCTGACACAAGGTCAGAATACTATTTACATTAGGGTTTGGGATAACAATTATGATTCTCAAACTTCAGGCTTGCAGATCGAAGGTGATCTTACTATTAATACATGTGCCCACGCAGACATTTATTTAAACGATAAGGACGGCAACAAAAAAGATGTGTTTTGTATCGATGAGGATGTGTTTGTGAATGCTTGGGGTTCTATTCCGGGTAATTATAAATTAGAATTACAAAAAGAGACTGGTGGAATTTACAGTCAGGAAGCCATTACAAACGATATAATTGGCACTCCAAATGGTGTAAGTATAAAAAAAATATTTGAAAATCAATTGTTTTATGTCTTTCAACCAGGGGTTAACTATAGAGTAAACGTAATAGTAAACGGACAATGCGGTACTTTTAATGTTTTTAAAGATTTTTCTTTTACTTGTTGTAATAATAGTCCTAATGCTTCTTTTTCTTTAAATCAAACGGGCTCTTCATTAATTGGCCAAAGCTTAACAAGTGGTACTCATGCTTGGAGTATTTATAAAACAGACCCTCTTACACAGGTTGTAAGTTCTGATGGGTTTACTATTTTTGGCGATCAAAATAATTTCAGTTATGATCTTGAGGGACCTTGTTACTATGTCTCGCATACGGTAACAAATGACTGTGGTACTTCATGCGTAGGACAGCGTTTTTGTAATTTTAATTGTGAAGATAAAGTGTGCAATTTAGAGGCTCCTGTCGCAGATTATGATGAAGCAACGAAGGTTGTAACATGGACAGGTGTGACCGGTGCATTTGGGTATGTCGTGCAAATTATTAAAGATGGATGTACTCCAGGAGGAACTTTGTCGATATCAGATGTAACTAATATTGATGTTCAAAATGGCACATCGCACACTTTTAATTTATTTGGACCATATGAAGGTTCGGGTAGTCCCCCACAGAACTATTTGGTTAAGGTTTTTGCAAAATGTCCGGATGGATCATTATCAGGAGCTTCCAATTCGTTTTGTGTTTACCCTTAA
- a CDS encoding redoxin domain-containing protein produces MEKIHKATTLAVLFNLAAIACLLSGFVVTPMVLSLIAFFAAIKDLPVYTSKYQFITILVSTLVLGLCMDLPNENFPLTTISLLLLAVVATMRIAFFRIFSYTSYIWFEPITLVFAVGLYIISNIMYNHDWKGYLFPLPIIIFDLVFTWGTIKDKNQLLKEARGGYRVQLGKAANDFELPDQDGNTVKLSDLKDKRHILLIFVRGDWCPGCHMMLRTYEKNNEKFKSKNILVMAIGPDPVGVNRGMVEKLGLDFKVLSDEGQRTAMIYGVQLKEYDNAFAEKYDEGIPLPASFLIDKSGIVRYVSRPDKVGEFLNPSLIFPIVDQLDQYYVRSKVLEAENDTATLAEIKSKNLTGVEKSIDTLKKELDNYQSIIEQANDAILVVDIVDGRIRQSNPSASKLLEYGKDELESHTLFDLQPKEFLDKSSKMVADVWEKGGLIYTDIPFVTKSNEIIPVECSAKVAPYAGRPAIVIYARDIRERLKMEREITAQRKEIDAKSQDIRDSIEYSKRIQRSILIEKEKLQEYVPDSFILFKPRDVVSGDFYWFDKYDIRNRTVAPRGTPYQGDSHILVVAAIDCTGHGVPGAFMSIIGNNLLNQTLDNTEISSPAEALDFLDKNLKKGLNKNAGDVKLRDGMDISLVSIDLSDKVLEYAGANNPIYIVRNNELIVLKADKQPITASLESKAKPFTNQVFKLEKNDAIYLFTDGYADQFGGEDDKKFMYKRFKETLVGVQDKCMNEQMNILETTFEKWKGSHEQVDDVLVIGIKI; encoded by the coding sequence ATGGAGAAAATTCACAAAGCTACAACCTTGGCAGTTTTATTTAATCTTGCAGCCATAGCTTGTCTTCTTTCGGGTTTTGTAGTTACACCTATGGTGTTGAGTTTAATTGCTTTTTTTGCGGCAATAAAAGACCTCCCAGTTTACACGAGTAAATACCAATTCATAACTATTTTGGTTTCGACATTAGTGTTGGGCTTATGCATGGATCTGCCAAATGAAAATTTTCCATTAACAACTATTTCTCTTTTATTATTAGCAGTTGTAGCAACTATGCGCATTGCCTTCTTTCGCATATTTTCATACACCTCCTATATTTGGTTTGAACCGATAACACTTGTTTTCGCTGTTGGTTTATACATCATTTCAAATATCATGTACAATCACGATTGGAAAGGATATCTCTTTCCTTTACCGATTATTATTTTTGATTTAGTTTTCACTTGGGGAACAATTAAAGATAAAAATCAATTGCTTAAAGAAGCACGTGGTGGTTACCGCGTTCAGCTTGGAAAGGCTGCGAATGATTTTGAATTACCTGATCAAGATGGAAATACCGTAAAGTTATCTGATTTAAAAGATAAGCGTCACATATTACTCATTTTTGTGCGTGGGGACTGGTGTCCAGGCTGCCACATGATGTTACGCACTTACGAAAAGAATAACGAAAAATTCAAATCGAAAAATATTTTGGTTATGGCCATTGGCCCTGATCCTGTTGGTGTAAATCGCGGAATGGTTGAGAAATTAGGATTAGATTTTAAAGTATTATCTGATGAAGGTCAACGTACAGCCATGATTTACGGTGTGCAGTTAAAAGAGTATGATAATGCTTTTGCTGAAAAGTATGACGAAGGTATTCCTTTGCCAGCATCCTTCCTTATTGATAAAAGTGGAATTGTTCGTTACGTTTCACGGCCAGATAAAGTAGGAGAGTTTTTAAATCCTTCGCTTATATTTCCAATTGTTGATCAACTCGATCAATATTACGTGAGGAGTAAAGTTTTAGAAGCTGAAAACGATACGGCAACTCTTGCTGAAATTAAAAGTAAAAATCTGACGGGTGTTGAAAAATCAATAGACACTTTAAAGAAAGAACTCGACAATTATCAAAGTATTATTGAACAAGCTAACGACGCTATTCTTGTTGTCGACATTGTTGATGGAAGGATTCGTCAAAGTAATCCAAGTGCTTCTAAATTGTTGGAGTACGGTAAGGATGAGTTGGAGAGCCATACTCTATTCGATCTTCAACCAAAAGAATTCCTTGATAAGAGTTCAAAAATGGTTGCTGATGTTTGGGAGAAAGGCGGTCTTATTTATACTGACATTCCTTTTGTGACTAAATCAAATGAAATTATTCCAGTGGAATGTTCGGCAAAAGTGGCACCGTACGCTGGCAGACCAGCCATCGTAATCTACGCACGCGATATTCGTGAACGTTTAAAAATGGAGCGTGAAATTACTGCGCAGCGAAAAGAAATTGACGCCAAAAGTCAGGATATAAGAGATAGTATCGAATATTCAAAACGTATTCAAAGATCAATACTTATAGAAAAAGAAAAACTACAAGAATACGTGCCGGATTCTTTTATTTTATTTAAACCGCGCGATGTTGTGAGTGGGGATTTTTACTGGTTCGATAAATACGATATTAGAAATAGAACCGTAGCTCCAAGAGGAACACCGTATCAAGGCGACTCCCATATATTAGTTGTTGCGGCGATAGATTGCACGGGACACGGTGTGCCGGGTGCGTTTATGAGTATTATAGGGAACAATTTATTAAATCAAACGCTCGATAATACTGAAATAAGTTCACCCGCTGAGGCACTAGATTTTTTAGATAAGAATCTTAAAAAGGGTCTGAATAAAAATGCGGGAGATGTGAAGCTAAGAGACGGAATGGATATTTCATTGGTGAGTATTGATTTAAGCGACAAGGTTCTTGAGTACGCCGGCGCTAATAACCCGATTTACATTGTTCGAAATAATGAATTAATTGTTTTAAAGGCCGATAAACAGCCGATAACAGCTTCACTCGAATCTAAAGCGAAACCCTTTACAAATCAGGTTTTTAAATTAGAAAAAAACGATGCGATTTATTTGTTTACAGATGGTTACGCCGATCAGTTTGGTGGCGAAGATGATAAAAAATTCATGTACAAACGTTTTAAAGAAACCTTGGTAGGTGTTCAGGATAAATGTATGAATGAACAAATGAATATTCTTGAAACGACTTTTGAGAAATGGAAAGGCAGTCACGAACAAGTGGATGATGTTTTAGTTATCGGAATAAAAATATAG
- a CDS encoding DUF7033 domain-containing protein, translating to MLSNPYLKTLLDLNVEEADSLFIIYAEQPTKRFSYTCGFIFNHFLKSNYKITSDVLEFKTSKHFKINYSHQKIEGAFQLIPQGLLNEIAITPIKPIPSFKNEMIYFYENNIENVFSYDVFSAVFYFISRYEEWQDFKPDVHGRFEADASLLFQNKFHLKPVVDSWITELTESLKDFYPTLNLPAKTFKIISTIDVDNLYAYRAKGLIRTIGAGIKDMLKLDFKNLKERILVISGRKKDPFDIYEDVSNFCFESKIPLIYFFLFRTGTKYDRTVNPETSCYQSVFQSLKKNYALIGLHPSYHSSVNKDLLISEKNKLTEKVEEKITLSRQHYLRFNIRTTPKQLIENGFDTDFTMGFASSPGFRAGTSHPFYYYDFEVEQSNSKLLFVPFCMMDGVYTVYKNTSAEAAYTEMLTIAKEIKKVKGLFISVFHERTFFDHLYKGYGTLYKNLHLKLKEL from the coding sequence ATGCTCAGTAACCCTTATTTAAAAACCTTATTAGATTTGAATGTCGAAGAGGCGGACAGTCTTTTTATTATCTACGCTGAGCAACCTACAAAAAGATTTAGCTATACATGCGGTTTTATTTTTAATCATTTTTTAAAATCAAATTATAAAATAACTTCTGATGTTTTAGAATTTAAAACATCAAAACATTTTAAGATAAATTATTCTCATCAAAAAATAGAAGGTGCATTTCAATTAATCCCGCAGGGTTTACTAAATGAAATAGCCATTACTCCAATAAAGCCAATCCCTTCTTTTAAAAATGAAATGATTTATTTTTATGAAAACAATATCGAAAACGTTTTTTCTTACGATGTTTTTTCTGCGGTGTTTTATTTTATTTCACGTTACGAAGAATGGCAGGATTTTAAACCGGATGTACATGGACGTTTTGAAGCCGATGCTTCATTGCTTTTTCAAAATAAATTTCATTTAAAACCTGTAGTGGATAGTTGGATAACCGAGCTAACGGAAAGTTTGAAAGATTTTTATCCCACACTTAATTTACCCGCAAAGACATTTAAAATAATTAGTACCATAGATGTAGATAATTTATATGCTTATCGTGCGAAAGGATTAATTAGGACAATTGGCGCAGGTATAAAGGATATGTTAAAATTGGATTTCAAAAATTTGAAAGAAAGAATTTTAGTTATATCCGGAAGAAAAAAAGATCCTTTTGATATCTATGAGGATGTTTCTAATTTTTGTTTTGAAAGTAAAATACCGCTTATTTATTTTTTTCTTTTCAGAACAGGCACCAAATATGACAGAACGGTGAACCCAGAAACATCTTGTTACCAATCTGTTTTTCAAAGTTTGAAAAAGAATTACGCTTTAATTGGTTTACATCCATCGTATCATTCATCGGTGAATAAAGATTTATTGATTTCTGAAAAAAACAAACTCACCGAGAAAGTTGAAGAAAAGATAACACTTTCACGCCAACATTATTTACGATTTAATATTCGCACAACACCTAAACAATTGATCGAAAATGGTTTTGATACTGATTTTACTATGGGTTTTGCATCAAGTCCCGGTTTTCGCGCGGGTACTTCTCACCCTTTTTATTATTATGATTTTGAAGTTGAACAAAGTAACTCTAAGCTTTTATTTGTGCCATTTTGTATGATGGACGGTGTTTACACAGTATACAAAAACACTTCTGCGGAAGCAGCATACACAGAAATGCTAACAATAGCGAAAGAAATTAAAAAAGTAAAGGGGTTGTTTATTTCCGTGTTTCACGAACGCACGTTTTTTGACCACTTATACAAGGGATATGGTACTTTATATAAAAATCTGCACCTTAAACTAAAAGAACTTTAA
- a CDS encoding T9SS type A sorting domain-containing protein: MKRIFSYLLAVAFSFNSQKAVAQVVIDLSTGIDNAGQPKVPGSYDNKWYVSPPILPQTIFIPWALSLPPIPSTFQNVFVTSGILEYNLCHASPITCPINSGSRFISPNINPSTGNAIGTISGDFLYKMTFNYTPCQASSDHCTTANQIIKSAIFNFRLVRSSVIWGLIINGHFHGDMGVFSAPYNYGVSSRYNTSFSIPTSEINQGLNTIYIWAMTADCTGNVDARSGTSGIEIEGNLTLFYYGLTDNNGNEKNEFCIEEDVFFEGSNVSGSNFIFDLYYDDGTVNNHLAQKISNKKPYWLNITEEFSSLIPANFFALNTTGTYKIKLTTEDPCDPTKTIQTTKEFKYKCCSNSADASFKLYLDVDSKLHMNSNARGTHDWKVYSTPNANTGPYTLTNEINDVSSFIMDVPPESEMCYYVTHKVINDCGESCVSQSSCKLSCETGDCILGVPYALNYNSYSNELTWSPVTGAIKYIVEVTENGCCGSPEEPLSTSQFHSFIVQNNEIPYVINLSNLGGNGDLHPIASCYLIKVYAVCADGTRSRPSTICVGGEAGNRMQQPVGLSLIDAEGPGVTLYPNPTQGKVSIDVSVMEDVEFGVTVFDRMGRMVKTFNNIKTNERRSSLNWSTENLNKGIYLVRIVTADNKITNKKLIVE; encoded by the coding sequence ATGAAAAGAATATTTAGTTATTTGTTAGCTGTTGCCTTCTCTTTTAACAGCCAAAAAGCGGTTGCTCAAGTCGTAATAGATCTTAGTACAGGTATTGATAACGCAGGTCAGCCAAAAGTACCAGGATCTTACGACAATAAGTGGTACGTGAGCCCGCCAATACTACCTCAAACTATTTTTATTCCATGGGCACTCTCCCTTCCTCCGATCCCTTCAACATTTCAAAATGTGTTTGTTACTTCAGGTATCCTTGAATATAACCTTTGTCATGCAAGTCCAATTACATGCCCTATAAACTCAGGGTCAAGGTTTATATCTCCTAACATAAACCCTTCGACTGGAAATGCTATTGGAACCATTTCTGGAGATTTTTTGTACAAGATGACATTTAACTATACTCCTTGCCAGGCTAGTTCCGATCACTGCACGACAGCTAACCAGATCATTAAGTCTGCCATTTTTAACTTTAGATTAGTAAGATCTTCGGTTATTTGGGGTTTAATAATTAATGGTCATTTTCATGGTGACATGGGGGTGTTTAGTGCTCCTTATAACTACGGTGTATCTTCCAGATATAATACTTCTTTTTCCATACCAACTAGTGAGATCAACCAAGGATTAAACACTATTTATATTTGGGCTATGACAGCTGACTGTACTGGTAATGTTGACGCACGATCTGGGACGTCGGGCATAGAAATCGAAGGTAATTTAACCCTATTCTACTATGGACTTACGGACAATAATGGTAATGAGAAAAACGAATTTTGTATTGAAGAAGATGTTTTTTTTGAAGGCTCAAATGTTTCGGGCAGCAATTTTATATTTGATTTATATTATGATGATGGTACTGTGAATAATCATTTGGCACAAAAAATCTCGAACAAAAAGCCATATTGGCTTAATATAACTGAGGAGTTTAGCAGCTTAATACCAGCTAATTTTTTCGCATTAAACACTACTGGTACATACAAAATAAAGCTAACAACTGAAGATCCATGCGACCCAACAAAAACAATTCAAACAACTAAGGAGTTTAAATATAAATGTTGCAGTAATAGTGCAGACGCTTCTTTTAAGCTATACCTTGATGTAGATTCGAAGTTACATATGAATAGTAACGCTAGAGGCACTCACGACTGGAAAGTTTACAGTACGCCCAATGCAAATACAGGCCCTTATACCCTTACTAATGAAATAAATGATGTTTCTTCGTTTATTATGGATGTTCCGCCCGAAAGTGAAATGTGTTATTATGTAACACACAAAGTAATAAATGACTGTGGGGAATCTTGTGTGAGTCAAAGTAGCTGCAAACTATCCTGCGAAACCGGTGATTGTATCTTAGGAGTACCTTATGCTTTAAATTATAATTCATATAGTAACGAATTAACTTGGTCGCCAGTTACGGGTGCTATTAAATACATTGTAGAAGTAACTGAAAATGGTTGCTGTGGCTCACCAGAAGAGCCTTTATCCACATCTCAGTTTCATAGTTTTATTGTTCAAAATAATGAAATTCCTTATGTGATTAATCTTTCTAATCTTGGAGGTAATGGTGATTTACATCCTATTGCGTCTTGTTATCTAATAAAAGTATATGCCGTGTGTGCCGACGGAACAAGATCACGCCCGAGTACAATTTGTGTTGGAGGAGAGGCTGGTAATAGAATGCAGCAACCTGTGGGGCTCAGTTTGATTGATGCGGAAGGCCCCGGTGTTACATTGTATCCTAATCCTACTCAGGGAAAAGTATCGATTGATGTAAGTGTTATGGAAGATGTAGAGTTTGGCGTAACTGTTTTCGACAGAATGGGGCGTATGGTGAAAACGTTTAACAACATAAAAACAAACGAAAGGAGATCAAGTTTAAACTGGAGTACAGAAAATCTGAATAAGGGAATATATCTGGTTAGAATTGTCACGGCGGATAATAAAATCACTAACAAAAAACTAATAGTAGAATAA